The following is a genomic window from Fulvia fulva chromosome 9, complete sequence.
ACAGACTTGCTTAGATGGCATGCAGGTAGGTATGTTAAGCAGTCGCGGTCGCGCGTTGCTTGGGGCTTCTTGTTGCTTCATGCTTTCCTTGGTCGTGGTGTTTCCTGCCTAGAGTGAGCGACTGCCGCAAGAGTACCTATTCGCGCGAAACCAATCGACGAACCGAGCGATCACCACGACACACACAAAGATATAGCAATATCCATCACTTGGCGACCTAGCGCGGCGAAGCAAGAGCGATTTCAACAGGCGCGCGAGAACGATCATGCGACCCAAGACCATCGCTTTCGCCACCACGACGCTGGTTGCAACAGTGACCTTCTTCACCCGACATCATCTCCACGTCCTATACGAGCTCGGACACCAGTACTCAACGTTCGCAACATATCTCAAGAACCACCCAGACACGCTCTTCCGCTATCCAAACGAGCCCGGTCAGACACTCAGTCCCGATCTCTACGACGCCTTCCTCCCAGAGCCAGTTCCCAAGATCATCCACCAAATCTACCTGACGAACGGCCGCCCAATCGCCAATTTAACCAAGTACGAAGCACAAATCGAAAGCTGCAAACACTTCCACCCGGAATGGAACCACAAAATATGGACAGACGAACCCGCTACCGCTTTCATCGCGGAACACTATCCAGATCTCGCACCCCACTACAACTCCTACAACCAGAACATCCAGCGCGCTAATGTCCTTCGCATCGCCTTGCTTCACCACTACGGCGGCGTCTTCTTCGATCTCGACATCACCTGTCGAAGCTCTCTCGCCGCTCCTCTGGACCCCAGCACGCCAAACTCGGCATTGACGCATCTCCCACTACTTACACCAGGCGCCTCACCGGCTGGGGTCAACAATGCCTTCATCCTCGCTCAGAAAGGACACTCTTTCCTCAAACATCTCCTCGATCGCGCCCCAGCTAGAGATCTCTGGTGGCCGATTCCGTATGCGCACAATATGTTCAGCACGGGCTGTGAGTTCTTCTCAGATGCGTGGATGTCATACCAAAAAGTCAAGGCACCGGAGAAAGGAAACAGAACCTTCATCCTAGCAGACCAACAAGGCAGGTTGGAACCTTTCATGCTCAAAGGCAAAGTCGTAACTCCTCTCCTCGAACACGGCGGAGAATCGAGTTGGCATCGGTGGGATAAGCGGCTCATCTTCTCGCTCAAGTACATTTTCGTCGATTGGCCGGTTGTGGGGTGGGGTGGAGTTTTGGTTGGGGTGGGTTTGATGTGGGTTGTGGGGAGGCTGGTGAGAGGTTCTGGGTCTGGGAAGAGGAGACGGTCGAGAGTTTTGTTTAGGGCGAGTATGGATAAGACGGGGCTGGTGGAGCTTGAGGATGGACGGTCGAGGGATTGAGGGGGTGAGGGGGTGTTCTTCTTGTCGGGCTTTGGGATTAGATGGCAAGGCGTGTGGTGCTTTGGTGATACCCTTGGTTTCGATGAGTCTGGAGGGGAGGGTTTGGTACCTAAGATATGTGATAATGACTCTTCCTGGACATCGTTGAAGATCTCGTGATATCCCGCCCGTCTACCAGCGATATCTCTAACAGTGAGTCAGGATTCCCTAGTCGAGGTGCACTAGTGAAGCAAAAACAAAAAAAACAATCACCCTTGGCAGAATGATGAAGAGCGGAAGAGGTCCAGGCCCGATGCAATTTCACATCGAGAGTCGGGCTGTCCGTTCCTTCCACAGGTGGACTACACCATTGTGTCAAGGGCGACTGTCGGGGGTCATGCAAATTCTGTGCAATTATATAGCTGAGCATGCAGGAGCAACATGTGAGCGTCAACATGTGAGCTTGGTCTGATAGCGTGACCGACCTACGAGCATGTGACAGAGCAACGTGGGCGCATGTCAGCTTGTGAAGGAATATACCCATTTAGAATACCGGTTCATTTGACAGTCCTCGTTGGTGTAACGGTACAGCGCTACTTTGGCGTATGTGAGTATCTGCATCCATCACTGTTTGATGTCTCCCGATCGGGCATCCTGTAAGGTGATGGTTCGCACTCGGTGCCGTTGTACCAGCGAAGAATGTTTTGCTCCGTGGCTATACATAGTCGTATATCACTATCGCGTATCGAGGCTGAAGCTTGCTATCAATGGGAAGTGACGGTGAACGCAAATGATTCTGGTTAAGATACTAAGATATTATATTCAAAGTTAGCTTTGCGACAGTCAAAGCCAATTCATTCATACGCTGGCATTCTGGTCGTCCCGTTACGTTCCCCAAGACTCGGCCTTCGAGCTGTCCGACTGTTGAGAGCAGCAGTCGACATGATGACGAGGATCTCGCCTAGATGTACTCCTCAGACCCATCCTCATACCATCTGCTTGCAGGCGTCAGGTCCATGCCATGCGTATCCGTAAATCTGCATCCTCGTGCAGTACAGCCGGTCTGGAACTTGCAGTGATGCCCAAGGTAACAGTCAATCTTCTCGCAGTGGACACCTTGTGCACACTTGAGACCACGCGACTTGTGCTTCAGAATCAAAAGCTCGCCTTGAGTCAGCTTGGAGCCGTGCTTGAAGGTGCAGTAGGGGTTCTGGCAGTTTCCGTTCAGGTGATATTGGTTGCAAAGATTGGTTCCAGCTGCATGCACCTTCTCGTCGAAGCTTCTGACCGACTCAACGTCGAACTTGTCAAGAGGATCATCAATGCGTTGGCCGTCAGCATTCAAGAGGATGTACTTCATCTTCTTGGATTTCTTGGGCGCGATGCTGATGGTCTCGAATCCGTCCTCCACACCATTTTTGCCGACGGCAGCCCAGGAGTTCGGCGAAGCGGTTGACGAACGGTCTTCCTCGGAGCGTACTGGACTTGGCTCCTTCGCAAAGCTGGGGGCGAATGATGTAGCGGGGGAGTGCATTGTCGGCGCTTTGCGAATCGGCAAGGTCATACTGGGGGCGCCGGCCTTGGGGATATCGCGCTCTCTGAAGACATTTTCGACCTTCATGCGCTTCAAACCAAGACTCGAAAATCCTGGCTCAGCAGGTCTGGTCTCGATAAGAGTTAAACGAGCCGCATTTGCAGCGTCACCGCTGTAAGGTGCTAGGTCCTGTGAGACATGTTAGACACGTCTGGCAACGTTGCTAGACGTTGGGGTCATACTCACATTGAGGTAGCCATTGTCGTGGCATGGTCCGAAAAAGACATGTCTACACTGAGCAAGGGGCATGTAAAGGCGAAGACTCTCTCTAATCTTATGGTCGGCCCGTTCTTTGCCTCGACCGACATCAATGAAGTTGAAGAGTGGTCGAGCGGCACCAAAGCCGCGGCCAAACTCTGCCAGATAAGCCATCGTCGAGGTGATTCCGGACGCTGATAGAGCAGTTGATAGGTCTGGCAAATTTAATACGACATGGACGACGCTGTGGTGTGTTAGTGATGCCCAGGTGAGTTGTGCGTGCATAAGGAACTCACAGGCTCCAGTCGGACACATTCGCATCGGGGTATATCTCCTTAAGGTACTTCTGAATCTGCGCGTGGAGCAGATGCGCTGCTTCGGCGCCGCCGTCTTTACCTTTCTGCAATACTGAAAACTTGTTAGCCATGCTTGGCAGAGCTGTACACCGAGATCACATACGAGCGTCTTGGAAGATGGCTGTGAGAAGATACATGTCAGCTCGAGTCCTTTGATACACGACTGCGACTTGACTCACCGCCATCGCCGTCAATTAGTACCATAGCGAAATTGTTAGATCCCTACAACTGGTGTCAGTACGAGTCTGAAGCGAGATGGTGAACGGCGCAGCTCACCATGGCCTGCTTCTGCTGAACCAAGCTCATCTCCAGATCCTTGGCTTTGCTCTGATGCATACGTCTCGAGGAGACCTCATTCTCGTAGTCGTCGCTAAGACGTTCATGTTTCTTCTTAAGGTCCTCGTAGGCTTTAATAAGTTCTTCCACTAGAGCGTTGCGGTCGTCGTCAGATTTTCGGAAAGCTTCAAGCCTCGAGGCGTAGGATGAGGTGCTGATGCTGCCGTTCATAGCGGCGGCAGGCAGTGTCGAGGTGAGGTGATCCGTGTAGTATTCTAGACGTGGGAGAAGGTGCCATGTCGACTTTGCGGAGGCAGCCGCGACAAACGAAggtttcgggatcggctgAAGTTGTCTGGGCGTCAATCAATTGATATAGTGCCTTGTAGAGGAATTGAGACACGACTTGCGACAAGACGCGAAAACTTCGAGACACCGCCTTACTACTTTAGTAAGAAAACTACTTTAGTAAGAGAAGTGTGTTAGACAGGACGCAGTCAAAGGGTGTGAAAGAGCGTGACTTtacagtcctgggcatagtTTTTACAACCCCTGTTCTTCCACCTTTCCTCATTAGGAAGGATGTATCCACTGCTTGGCGTAGCTCACCACCTGGTGTGTCCTCCATTGTTGGCTATTACTGCCTCGCAGCGTTCTCGCATACTCTTGCATATACGTTGTATGTCCTCAGGTGTGAGCTTGGCCCATTCTTGATAGTGAGATTGAAGGTAGCAACACCTTCTGAGATGGACATGGATAGCCGGAAGGGGTTGGCGTAAATACAGGGATTGTAAAAactatgcccaggactgtaTGCTCTGCGAAACAGAAGCAAAGCTAGTCCGCTTTTGGCAACTGAATATATAAAACTGTATAGTTAACTAAAGTTATAGTTAGTATAACTTATAACTAAGTTATAGTTATAGATAGTCATATTATATTACATATATACACGTAGCAGGTGTTTTGCGAAAAGCTTCAAGAATGCATTGCTCAACAACGCATAGTGGCAGCGATGTTCCTTTGATAGCATGCCATCGCTTGAGAACAGCCTTCCAATCACCAGTCGCTCCCATTAGTACGTTTTCCAAGGCAGCAGCCAAATTCAAGGATTGTGGCACGGGAGTATTGTGCCCAGGGCTTGAGTGCGAAAGCTTTCGTTATTTTGACGCCTTTTGACAGCGCTCAAGCGTGCAGAGTTTCTCAAGCAAGTCCATCGCTTGCTTCGCTCCAGAGAGTATGGTATATAGCGCCCCCATCTATCGTATGACCAAAGGAAAACCTCTTCGTAACGCACTCTTCATAGCTGTGCCCGAGCTCTTCCATTTCTTCTCCACCTCGCACGAACCACCTCTGTCACGCCTCCTCATCATCTATTGCCCAGTCTTGCCAGCCCATTGCTTGTATGCATCGGTTGTGAGCTTGCTTGGGTCGTATGCTGCTGGCACGTAGCCACTTTGGCTAGCGCCGCCCACTAATGCGAAGAAAGTGATGAGGATTAAAGCGAATACAAGCAGCTTCCTGAGTGCTGGATGTCGGACACCGTAGTCTGCCCAGGCGCGCTGCGCTTGTCCTGCGTGTTCCTTGAGCTTCTCACCACCGAGCTTGTAGTAGACGAGTCCCCCAAGTGCGATCGAGTAACCGAATGCCTGGATGCCGGAGACTGGGTCTTGGAAGATGACCATCGATGCCACGACGAGGAGAATATCCTTCAGAACACCCGAGAGAGTCATGACGAGGGAGGATGTCTTGCCGATCTAAGGTGGAGGTATGATTAGCGCCGCTCATTACCACGCAGACTGTGTTAAGACTTACCAGGAACACTACCGAGACGTTCAAGAGGAACGCAATCATGGCGTTCACAAGCAGAGTAATGTAGCCGACCTTCTCGATATCTGCCAAGCTCATCTTTGGCACTTCAACGAGCAGCGCGACAATGCCATTCATGATAGCACAAGCCGGAGCGAAGTAGTAGAGCGAGACAAGCGGGTCCATCTTGAACTCAGCGCTAGAAAGTAATCGCTGTACCATGACCAGACGGGTTGCCTCGAAGATGATACCTCCAACCTGGAAGAGAAATCCGGTCAAGACAAACTTGATCTCGCCGTAGGATGCAATGATGACACCGATCACGATGAAGGAAACGTTGCCGAGTGTCTTCAAGTTTGGAGGCGCAACACCGAAGATCCAGGATGCGATGAGTACAGCGACTGGTGTGGTAGCCTGTGGAGGGTCAGCTCATTACCCAATGCTTACACTTGTTTCCTGGACGTACCTTCAACATCTGAATGAAGCTGACAGACAGGTACAAGTATGTCAAGTTACCACAGATCAAGCTCAGCGAGAACATGAGACCGATTGGCATGATCGCCCTCAGGTAAATCTTGCCAGTCATTGGGACCTTCTTACGTCCATCCAGCGTCTTCGTCGTTCGTGCCAAGATCTGGGTCATGAGTGTCGCAAATGCCAAATGCCATGTTGTAAGCACGATTGGGTATCTGAAGCCTGCCGTGTCTAGGATCCACTTGTTGAAGATGATGACACTGGACGAGAGCGAGATCCATGTTGCGATGTAGAATGCCGGGTGCAGTCCTGCCTTCGCGGGCTCTGGTTGCTTCGTTTCCGGGTTGACTGTAGGCAGTACAGGCTCTTGGGTGTCCCGTGGCTGCTCGCCAGATTGTCTCTCCTTCTCGTTCATCGCGGCTGTGGTGATGGTGGTCGTCGCTCGTGTGCGGTCTGAGTGATCGCGATGGAGGGGTTGGAACGTTGGAAGCTGTTCACAAGCTGAGCCTACGCAGGGACTTGCTTCCGGTGTGTTGCACGAAGGGTGATTAGAAAGATACAAACGAAGAAAGGAGTGATTGGCCGCGCAGTGAGACCTGTCGAGTGTATGGAATGGAAGAACGCGTGAGAGCAAGAGTGTCAATAATTTGGCGAAGCGATAGAGCACTTGGGCTATTATCGGCACTCCTTACATGATTACATCAGCCTCCACGCAAGCTTTCTTGCAGCGGCGGCACCGAACTCTGATGGAGCGGCTGGTTGAGTGCGCTAACGACGAAGTGACACGGCTACGATGTTCATGTTTACACTACGATTGCTGCATTGCTTGCTCCATATCATCGGACATGCCATTTCAGCTTGGGATGGAAACATACTGTCAGGCGGACGATACGATGCTGTGTTCCTGCGCTATCAGACTCGATGCATTTCTCCTGGATAGTGGCGTGCAGCGGTGCTGTGATTGGTGTGCTTCAAAGTAGCAGCTACAGCCTACGCGTTTCACCTTTCGTGAGGGCCAGTGCTTCGAGACCCTGCAGCGTCGCCAAAAGTGTGTGGCGGTCAGGTCAGTCAACATTCAGATCTACACACGCTACATTTCTTCTCTTCGCTACACACTCTTTGCTGCACACCCTCGCTGCTACCTGCCATCACTACTTCTACCCTCACAATGGCATCCGGTCACAAGCGTCAGATCTCCAAGGCCAATGGTCAAGAAATGTATGCCGAATCACCCCTCCGTGCTGGCTTTTGCCGCGTGTACTGATACGCATTGCCAACAGCAACGTCGATGTTCTTGTCATTGGCGCCGGTCCTACCGGTCTTGGTGCTGCAAAGCGTCTCAACCAGATCGTAAGCAATGCTCGGGCAGAATCTACAGCAAGCATTGCACTGACTCGAGGCAGAATGGCCCAGAGTGGCTCATAGTCGACTCGAACGAGGTCCCAGGTGGTCTCGCTTCTACAGATGTCACCCCAGAAGGCTTTGTATCTCTACTACAGCAATAGCAAACCCGCGCGAATACTGACTTCTTCCAGCTCTACGATGTCGGTGGCCACGTTATCTTCTCCCACTACAAATACTTCGACGACTGCATTGACGAGGCCCTCCCCAACGACTCTGACTGGTACTCCCACCAGCGTATCTCCTACGTC
Proteins encoded in this region:
- a CDS encoding putative sugar phosphate/phosphate translocator, giving the protein MNEKERQSGEQPRDTQEPVLPTVNPETKQPEPAKAGLHPAFYIATWISLSSSVIIFNKWILDTAGFRYPIVLTTWHLAFATLMTQILARTTKTLDGRKKVPMTGKIYLRAIMPIGLMFSLSLICGNLTYLYLSVSFIQMLKATTPVAVLIASWIFGVAPPNLKTLGNVSFIVIGVIIASYGEIKFVLTGFLFQVGGIIFEATRLVMVQRLLSSAEFKMDPLVSLYYFAPACAIMNGIVALLVEVPKMSLADIEKVGYITLLVNAMIAFLLNVSVVFLIGKTSSLVMTLSGVLKDILLVVASMVIFQDPVSGIQAFGYSIALGGLVYYKLGGEKLKEHAGQAQRAWADYGVRHPALRKLLVFALILITFFALVGGASQSGYVPAAYDPSKLTTDAYKQWAGKTGQ
- a CDS encoding Inositol phosphoceramide mannosyltransferase 3, which codes for MRPKTIAFATTTLVATVTFFTRHHLHVLYELGHQYSTFATYLKNHPDTLFRYPNEPGQTLSPDLYDAFLPEPVPKIIHQIYLTNGRPIANLTKYEAQIESCKHFHPEWNHKIWTDEPATAFIAEHYPDLAPHYNSYNQNIQRANVLRIALLHHYGGVFFDLDITCRSSLAAPLDPSTPNSALTHLPLLTPGASPAGVNNAFILAQKGHSFLKHLLDRAPARDLWWPIPYAHNMFSTGCEFFSDAWMSYQKVKAPEKGNRTFILADQQGRLEPFMLKGKVVTPLLEHGGESSWHRWDKRLIFSLKYIFVDWPVVGWGGVLVGVGLMWVVGRLVRGSGSGKRRRSRVLFRASMDKTGLVELEDGRSRD